One window from the genome of Sporomusaceae bacterium encodes:
- a CDS encoding UbiD family decarboxylase, whose amino-acid sequence MGIKSLRDWLEVLKGDDLLKTVSREVSPKYELAGLGKKADGKYALMFNNVAGSATPVVTGLASTRAMFAAALGVPTDNLVSTVAAAQAAPRDCVVIDKNQAPVKEIIELSVDLGKLPIPVHHEKDGGPYITAGVLISKDPATGAGNLSIHRLHVLGPNRLGILILPRHLSHFHRAAEAKGKPLDVAIAIGVDPILLLASQAIAPLGYDEYTLASALYDQPLELVKGETVDLNVPAHAEIVLEGRLLPDIREVEGPFGEYPKYYGPASPKPVIELTAVTTRRKPIYHTIVPATMEHLLLGAIPREGGMLQVIKGAVPNALAVHLTPGGTCRYHAVIAIDKQNEGEAKNAMFAAFASSQEVKRVVVVDKDVDIFDPVDVEWAIATRFQAGRDLVVVNDALGNKLDPSSNDGLSDKMGIDATVPLGSDPFRFEKIRIPGEKLLDLAAYIDKP is encoded by the coding sequence ATGGGTATCAAGTCGCTGCGCGACTGGCTTGAAGTACTAAAGGGCGACGACTTGCTCAAGACGGTAAGCCGCGAAGTAAGCCCCAAGTACGAGCTTGCCGGCCTCGGGAAAAAAGCCGACGGCAAGTACGCGCTGATGTTCAATAATGTTGCCGGCTCCGCAACTCCCGTCGTAACCGGCCTCGCCAGCACCCGCGCCATGTTCGCGGCCGCGCTCGGCGTACCGACTGACAACCTGGTGTCCACGGTGGCCGCTGCCCAGGCCGCGCCCAGGGACTGTGTCGTAATCGATAAAAACCAGGCGCCGGTAAAAGAAATTATCGAGCTGTCCGTCGACCTCGGCAAACTACCAATCCCCGTTCACCACGAAAAAGACGGCGGACCATATATAACAGCCGGCGTGCTGATATCCAAGGACCCCGCAACCGGGGCTGGCAACCTCTCCATTCACCGGCTCCACGTCCTCGGCCCCAACCGTCTCGGGATACTTATCCTGCCCCGCCACCTGTCGCACTTTCACCGGGCGGCAGAAGCGAAAGGCAAGCCACTGGATGTGGCGATCGCCATCGGGGTCGACCCCATCCTACTTCTGGCTTCACAGGCCATAGCCCCGCTTGGTTATGACGAATACACTCTCGCCAGCGCCCTCTACGACCAGCCGCTTGAGCTAGTCAAAGGCGAAACCGTGGATTTGAACGTCCCGGCGCATGCTGAAATTGTGCTTGAAGGGCGCTTATTGCCGGATATCCGTGAAGTCGAAGGGCCGTTCGGCGAATATCCCAAATACTACGGGCCGGCATCCCCCAAGCCTGTTATCGAGCTGACGGCCGTGACCACTCGCAGGAAGCCGATATATCACACCATCGTACCGGCAACCATGGAACACTTGCTCCTGGGCGCCATCCCCCGCGAAGGCGGAATGCTGCAGGTAATCAAAGGCGCAGTGCCCAACGCGCTGGCCGTCCACCTCACCCCCGGCGGTACTTGTCGCTACCATGCCGTTATCGCAATAGATAAGCAGAACGAGGGCGAAGCCAAAAACGCCATGTTCGCCGCTTTTGCCAGTAGCCAGGAAGTTAAGCGTGTAGTTGTAGTCGACAAAGATGTCGATATCTTCGACCCGGTTGACGTCGAGTGGGCGATAGCCACCCGCTTCCAGGCCGGCCGCGACCTTGTTGTCGTCAATGACGCCCTCGGCAACAAACTAGACCCTTCGAGCAACGACGGCCTCAGCGACAAAATGGGCATTGACGCAACTGTGCC
- a CDS encoding Xaa-Pro peptidase family protein, with product MTAVFPHRIEKAQRMMADQGLDILFVNNRENLIYFTGLTQIECLAVIIPREGEACAVTIALDADYVRRQSGLATFGYQFPRESLAVKCIEKIRQFGYSAPRIGFERYFVAFGVFDAFRQAFVQDNFINAGDLFYRLRAIKDEDEVALMREAGRIVAAGMAAAAQAVRPGVRECEVLAEAEYAMLKAGSDGSPFRPQVVSGERILLTHPCASVKAIAGGEIVVIHLGATCRGYCAKMCRTVAVGEVAAGRVAVYDLLLEAQEAAIRALRPGATAAEVDSAARQVVAAGGWENHYLDYAGYGVGLRQSEFYPIIGKGRSEMIEAGMVVDLLLPTIYRPDIGGPRITDCIYVGERTNEILTEYPRQLIWKATQVTGSGG from the coding sequence ATGACGGCGGTGTTTCCGCATCGGATCGAAAAGGCCCAGCGGATGATGGCCGACCAAGGCCTCGACATCCTCTTCGTCAACAACCGCGAGAACCTCATCTATTTCACCGGGCTCACCCAGATCGAGTGCCTGGCCGTAATCATACCCCGTGAGGGCGAGGCCTGCGCTGTAACTATTGCGCTGGACGCCGATTATGTCCGCCGGCAATCCGGTCTCGCTACCTTCGGATACCAGTTCCCGCGCGAATCGCTGGCTGTCAAGTGCATAGAAAAAATACGGCAATTCGGTTATAGCGCGCCACGCATCGGATTCGAGCGCTACTTCGTCGCCTTCGGGGTGTTTGATGCTTTCCGCCAGGCCTTTGTCCAGGACAACTTTATCAACGCGGGCGATCTGTTCTACAGGCTCCGCGCTATCAAAGACGAGGATGAGGTTGCCCTCATGCGCGAGGCCGGCCGCATCGTGGCTGCCGGCATGGCTGCCGCTGCTCAGGCGGTGCGGCCGGGCGTCCGTGAATGCGAGGTGCTCGCAGAAGCCGAGTACGCCATGCTCAAAGCCGGCTCCGACGGCTCGCCCTTCAGGCCGCAGGTGGTATCAGGCGAACGGATCCTTCTCACTCATCCCTGCGCGTCGGTCAAGGCAATAGCCGGCGGAGAAATCGTCGTTATCCACCTCGGCGCCACCTGCCGGGGCTACTGCGCCAAGATGTGCAGGACTGTCGCGGTTGGTGAGGTGGCGGCCGGCAGGGTGGCGGTATACGACCTGCTCCTCGAGGCCCAGGAGGCGGCCATCCGGGCGCTTCGCCCCGGGGCAACCGCCGCCGAAGTCGACAGTGCCGCGCGGCAGGTCGTTGCCGCCGGCGGATGGGAAAATCACTATCTAGATTACGCCGGCTACGGCGTCGGACTGAGGCAGTCGGAATTCTATCCTATCATCGGCAAGGGGCGGAGCGAGATGATAGAGGCTGGCATGGTCGTAGACCTGCTGCTGCCGACCATCTATAGGCCGGACATCGGCGGACCCCGGATTACCGATTGCATATATGTCGGCGAGCGGACCAACGAGATTCTTACCGAATACCCGCGACAGCTTATCTGGAAAGCTACCCAAGTAACAGGCTCAGGAGGGTGA